DNA from Jatrophihabitans sp.:
AAGACCATCACCGAAGCCGACGACCACCTCTTCTGTCTCATCACCATGAACCACCACCCGTTGCACCTAGACGCCAATTACGCGGAGAACACCACTCAGTTCGGCAAGAACGTGGTGGTCGGCAACCTGATCTACTCGGTGCTGCTGGGCCAATCGGTGGCCGACGTCTCAGGCAAGGCCATCGCCAACCTGGAGATCGAGTCGTTGCGCCACGTGGCGCCGACCTTCCACGGTGACACGATCTACGGCGAGACCCTGGTGCTCGACAAGTGGGAGTCCAAGTCCAAGGACGACCGGGGGGTCGTCTATGTCGAGACCAAGGGCTACAAGCAGGACGGCACGGTGGTCTGCGTGTTCCGGCGCAAGGTCATGGTCCCCAAGCAGAACTACCTCGACGCTCGCGGCGGGGAGCAGCCCGGCCGGCCCACGCCGAGCAGTTGAGGCCTAGACCGGCAGCAGCCGCCAGTCGGTCAGCGCCTCGATCAGGCCAGCGGTCAGCGGTAGCCCGGTCATGCCTGCCAAATCGAACCACCCGGCGGCGGCGGCGTCATCACCGGCCCGCAGCGTGCCACCGAGGACTCGACAGAGAAAGTCGTCGATCACGTACTCCTCATCATTCGGCGCCGGTCGGTGAACCCGGCCCACCCATCGGATGACCTCGACGGCCAGACCGGTCTCCTCGCCGACCTCGCGCACGCACGCGGCCGCCGGCGATTCCTCAGGCTCGCACTTGCCGCCGGGCACCGACCAGCTCAGGGCAGCGGGGGGCTTGGAACGCAGGATCAGTAGCAGCCTGCCCCGCTCGTCGAAGACGATGCCGCCGGCGGCTGAGATAGACATGCGCCACAGTCTGCCAACATTGACGCGACGCCGGCCTCCGGTGCACCTTGGGCAGATGGGTTTCTCATGGTGCCCCCGATGCGGCAACGACCTCGTGGCCCCGACCGAATACGACAAGGCGTGGCGATGCTCGCGGCACGGCCAAACCTTGCCGCTCACCCTTCTCGCCAGGTTGGACGAGCCGGCGATCCGGCATCTCTGCGACCACTCGGAGGTGCCGCTCTGGCTGCCGGACCCGATGCCGGTGGGCTGGACGCTGGCGGGCCTGGCCACCGTCGGCGACGTGCCCGGCGGATTCAAGGCCACCGTCGTCTCGTTGCGCGGCCCCGCGCCGTTGGGTGGGACCGGGGAATGGCTGATCGTGGCGGAGGAGCCGGGTATCGGGCTCGGAGCGAGCTATGCCGGTGCGGAGATGAGCGCGCCGCCGCCGGTGTCGTCGGAGCTGCCTACTGCCAAAGTGCACGCGCTCGGCCACCCGACCCCGCTCTGGCCGGTCCCGGACTCTCCTGCCGACCGCAGCGCCTACGTGGGTGAGGCGGCCGGGGTGTGGCTGTGGCTGATCAGTTTTCCTGCCGACGCCGGCTACGCGGTGTTGGAGGACCTCGCCGTGACGGACCTGCGCGATCAGCACCTGCCGATCCTGGAATCCGGAGAGCTCTCCCTGCGGCTCAGGCCGGGCCACTGACGCCGCGCCCGGCCAGCGCCGCCATGCCGTGACCTGCCGGCAGCCGAGCTGGCAGGCGACTGGCACCCGGACTGCGGCCGAGCTGGCAGGCGACTGGCACCCGGACCGCGGCCGAACTGGCAGGCGAACTGGCGGCAAGGCAGGAGCGCCTCCCACCAAACCTGCCGGCATCCGGTAGACAGGTCTCGACCTGTGGTTGAGATCAATCGCGTCGAACGGGCATCGAGGAGTCAAGCGTGATCAAGAAGCTCGGCATGCTGCTCCTCATCGCGTTCCTGATCTTCTTCGTAGTCAACTCGCCCGCCGACGCCGCCGCAGTGGTGAAGAACACCCAACAGCTGCTCGCCGACGGGTTCCAGAGCCTCAGCGAATTCATCCGGAGCTTCTAGGACGACCTGGCGAGCGCGCGCCATGAAAGATCACGGCAAGTACCTGATCCCGTCGGAGCGGTCCGTCGTGGTCACCCGACGGCATTGGGCCAGCCTGGCCAAGGTCGGCGCGGTGTGCGCGGCCGTGTTCCTGGTGGCGCTGCTGATGGTGATGTACCTCGGCGACGAGCAGTTCTTCGCCGTGATCGGAGTGCTCGGCCTCCTCGGATCGCTCGGATGGTTCGGCTTCGCCTGGTGGTTCTGGGTCACCGAGGAGTTCGTCATCACCGACAAGCGGGTGCTCATCGTCAGCGGGGTGATCACCCGGCGGGTGGCCATCATGCCCCTGACGAAGGTCACCGATCTGACCTATGAACGCTCGGTTCTGGGCCGGATGCTCGGCTACGGAGTCTTCGTCATGGAATCGGCCGGTCAGCACCAGGCGATGAGCCGGGTCGAGTACCTGCCCAGGCCCGACCAGCTCTACCACGAAGTCTCGACGTTGCTGTTCGGCCCCCACTCGGTGCTCAGCCCCCGCGGACGTCCCGTCGCCGGCAGTGACCTCCCGACAACGCCGCTGCCTCCACTGGGCTGAGCGAGGTCATCGGGCGCCAGGGTGCACGTAGGGTGGCCCGATGATCGATCTGCACGCTCACACCACCGCCAGCGACGGCAGCGACACCCCGCTTGAGCTGGTGCGCAACGCGGTGGCGGCCGGCCTGCACACCTTGGCCATCACCGATCACGACACCACCGGCGGGTGGGAGGAAGCCACCACGGCAGTGGAGCAGCTGGACGTGGCGTTCACCCTGATCCGTGGCACCGAGTTCTCCTGCGTCTATGACGACCACGGCGTCCGGATCAGCCTGCACCTGCTCGGTTACCTGTTCGACCCGGACGCCGAGGCGCTCAAGGCCGAGCGCGCCCGGCTGCGCGAGAGCCGGCTGGGCCGCGGTGAGGCGATCGTCGACGCCCTGGTCGCAGCCGGTTACCCGATCAGCTGGCAACAGGTCCTCGACATCGCAGACGGCGGCGCCGTGGGACGTCCGCACATCGGCCAGGCGCTGCTGCAGGCAGGCGTCGTCGAGAGCGTCACCGACGCTTTCAGCCACCTGCTGTCCAGCTCGTCTCCCTACTACGTGCCGAAGCTCGAGATGCCCGTGCAGGTGGCGATCGAGCTGATCCGGCAGGCCGGCGGCGTGCCGGTGATCGCCCACCCCTGGGCTCGCAAGCGCGGCCGGATCCTGGACGAGGCGGCGTTGCGAAGCCTGGTGGACTCGGGGCTGCTCGGCATCGAGGTCGACCACCTCGACCATGCGGGCGCCGACCGGGCCCGGTTGGCCGAGCTCACCGCCGAACTCGGCCTGTTCGCCACCGGATCCTCTGATTACCACGGCACCCGCAAGTCGGTCCGGCTCGGCGCCGAGACCACGAGCCCGCAGTCCTTGCGACGGCTGCTCAACCTGGCCACCGGACTCGACGTCATCCGTTCGGAGCCGGCGGCCCAGGCGGTGTGAGGCGGTGGGTGTGACAAAACTCGACCGTCGGTCGCTGACGATGTGAGGGTGAGCAGACACCCCCAGGTCATCAGTAACGGCCGCCCTGGCAAGCACGGAGTTTCAGCCGGGCAGTCGGTCGCTTCACGGCTACCGTGATTGGACCGTCGCCGGTTTCTACCCCATAAGGAGTGCCATGAGGATCGGAGCGAGCCTCCTCTTGATCGCGTGCGGCGCGATCTTGACGTTCGCGGTCACCGCAGAGCTGAACGGGGTCGATCTCAGCGCCATCGGAGTGATCCTGATGATCGTGGGTTTGGCCGGATTGCTCATCACGCTGGTCATGGTGGGCACCCGCCGTCGCACCGATATCATCCACAGGGGAAACAGCACGACCTACATCGCGCCAGGGGATCCGGCCGATCCGGTCGATCCTCGGTACTAACTGATCGTCCGAACGACACCGTCCGCACGTAACGCAACAACTGCCTGGAGGCACCAGTGATTGTCCTCGGAATCATCCTGCTCATCATCGGAATCGTTGCCGACATCGGCATCCTGACGACGCTGGGAATCATCCTGCTGGTGATCGGCGCCATTCTCGCCATCATGGGAGGAATGGGCCGCGCTGTCGGTGGCCGCAAGCACTACTACTAAAACCGGGCCGGTCTCGCACCGAATTCCGAGTTTTATCCGAAGGCCCGTCCGCCAACGCGGACGGGCCTTCGGCCTTTCCCGTGCACCGGAGCCGAGACGGGCGCCTGTCGTTTCTCAGCCATGACCGGGTCGGTCACAGGCCGACACCCGCGTGTCAGCGGCCAATCCCACGCCCGGTGGATAGCTGATCCGGTACCGTCCTGCCAGTTCGATCTACGAGATCGACCTGAGCGGCAAGGTGGGTGCGTCACCGTGAACCGCGCATGCTGACGCGATTGCGTTCAGAGGGTGAGGACCTGCCCCACCAACGGCCCCTGCTGACGCCGGTCCGTGACGACGATCAGCTGAGCGCGGTCGTGCTGGCCGCCCAAGCCGGTCACGAGGAGGCTTTCAGCGAGCTCTATCAGGTGGTGCAGCCCGGTCTGTTGCGGTACCTGAGCGTGTTGGTCGGCCGGGACGCCGAGGACATCGCCTCCGAGACCTGGTTGCAGGTCTGCCGCGACCTGCACACCTTCGCCGGTGACGCCGACGGCTTCCGCGGCTGGGTCATCACCATCGGCCGGCACCGCGGGCTCGACCACATTCGCAGCCGCAGCCGCCGGCCCGCTGATCCCACGTCCTGGGAAGCGCTGCTGACGGTGGCCGGGCGCGATGACACCGCTGTTCAGGCGGAGGAGTCGTTGTCGACGGCAGCCGCGCTGAACCTGATCGGCGAGCTGCCCCAGGAGCAGGCTGAGGCTGTGCTGCTGCGCGCGGTGATCGGTCTGGACGCCAAGAGCGCCGCCGCGGTGCTGGGCAAGAGCCCCGGCGCGGTTCGCACCTCGGCCTATCGAGGCCTGAAGAACCTGGCCGTCAGGTTGGAGCAGGACCGCGCCGACTGAGGACGCGCGCGGCGGTGTGACAGATGCTCCCGCGTCGGCGCTGATCAGATGTCATGAGCAACGCTAACGGGCGCAGACCCCCACGCCATCCCGACGAGCAGCGACTCGTCGAGGCTGCCGAGGCCTCCGCCGCCCTGAGGCAGCTGCTCGCCGCCGCCTCGGCCCCGCCGTCGGCCGCTGAGCTCAAGGGCCGCTCTCAGGCGATCGCGGCTTTCCGAGGGGTGCACCGGCCCGTCATCCGTCCTCAGCCAGCCATTCCGAGGACCGGCCAACCCGCATCCGAACGGCGCACCCCCGCGAGACTGGCCCGGGTCAGCCGCTGGTCGGCCGCGCGGCTCACCGTGGCCGGCGCCGCGTTGGCAGTGCTGCTCGGGGGCACCGCCGCGGCAGCTGCGGCCGGGGAACTGCCAGCGGCGCTGCAGAACGCCGTCTCCGATCTTCTCAACCCGCCGGCTGGTGTCGGCTCGCCGCCAGCGCCGGACCGGTCCTCCGCCGTCCCCACTGCCCAGCCCACGCCAGGGCTCAGCCACGCGGTCCCGTCCCTGGTTCCGAACGGCCCGCCGACCACCGGCTCGGCTTCAGGCACGCCTACTCGGCCACCGGGCGCAGCCGCCGCCACCCCGCCGCAGCTGAGCGCGCTGTGCCGCGCCTACCAGTCGGCCGGCTCGCCTGCGGCGACGCTGGCCACGCCGGGTTTCGCGCCGCTGGTCACGGCCGCCGACGGCGTCGCAGGGGTCACAGGATTCTGCAGCCGGCTCATCGGTCCCGCCAGGACCGTTGCGCCGAGCTCCCATTCGAGCACCCCTCAGTCGGTCAGCACCCAGTCGGCCAGCTCTCAGTCAGCCAGCTCTGAGTCGGCCCGCGCTCAGCCGGCCAGCTCTGAGTCGGCCAGCTCTGAGTCGGCCACCTCTCAGTCAGCCAGCTCTCAGGCGGCCCGCGCTCAGCCGGCTTACCCGCACCGGCTGAGCGGGGGGCGCGAGGGCGGCAGCCGAGTGTCCCCGGCCGCCTCCGGCGCATGGCGTGGAGGGAACGACCAGGCTTGGCTGGCTGCCACTAGCATGGATTGATGATCAGATTGACGTGTCCGTGAGGCAGCTACGCACAGCCGTGATGCTGGCGATTGCTGTCGTGGGGCTGCTCTTGCTCACAGCCGGCCCGGCCGTGGCCGACGTCGATGAGGCGATCAGCACCCTGCGCTCGGAGCACCTCTACGTCGATCCGGACGCTGACCCGAAGCTGGATCAGGACGCCGCGGAGTCCGCGTTGAACCCCTCGATCAAGATCGCCGTGCTGCCCTCCGGCGCCGGCGACCCGGGGCGGCTCGCCAACCAGATCGGTCAAGCCGTCGACACCGGTGAGAAGCTCACGGTGGGTGTGTTCGTCGGCAACGCGTTCAACGCGGCCTCCAGCGAGTTGTGCGCAGGCCGGGCCGGTCAACTGGCCCGCAGGGCGGTCGATGACAACCGCGGCCAATTGCGGTCCGACGGCGACCTCACCGAGACGATCAAGGACTTCGCCGAGCTGGTCGACGCCGCGCCCAAGTGCACCGGTGGCCGCAGCCGGGGCGACAGCAGCGAGCAGACGCAGTCAACCGGTGGCAGCGGCTGGGCGACGCTCGGCGTGCTCGGCCTCCTGGGAGGCGGTGTCGTGGGGGCGCTGGTGTGGCGGCGCAAGCGCAGGGACCGGCAGGCGTTGGCCGACGCCCGCGCGCTGATCCAGCCCTACCATGACCGGCTCGCCGCCGATGTCGCCTCGCTGCAACCCGGCGACAACGCCACTGCCCGGCAGGCCCTGGCCGACGCCTCTGAGCGTTACAACTCCGGTGGGTCGCAACTGGCGACGGCGACCACGCTGGCGCAACTGGGCGGCGCCCGGCGCAGCATCCTGGAAGGGCTGCAGGCGGCCAGGACCGCCCGGCTGGCGCTTGGCCTGGACCCCGGCCCCGAGCTGCCGCCGCTGGCAGAGTCCAACGCTCCGCAACTGTCGCAGGCCCAGCAGGTCGACGTCGGCGGCCAGGCTGTGCAGGGTTATCCCGACTACACCCCTGGGGCGCCGTACTACTTCGCGGGCGGCGGCGGGTACCCAGGTGGTTGGTACTCGATGCCGTTCTGGCAGACCTTGCTCATCGCCGAAGCCTTGACGCCGGGTTGGGGTTTCGGCTTCGGCGGCTGGGGCGGCGGCTGGGGCGGTTACGGTTACGGCTCCGGCTACGACAGCGGCTTCGAGGCCGGGCGCGAATCGACCGAGCATGATGGCGGTGGCGGCGATTGGGGCGGCGGCGGCGATTGGGGCGGCGGCGGCGGTGACTGGGGCGGCGGCGGCGACTCGGGCGGTGGCAGCTGGTGACAAGCGCGCCTGAGCAGCTTGAGCTGGCAGGGCTTCCTCGGCCGCTGTTCGCGGCGACGCCGTCCAAGCTGGCCAACTTCGACTGCCCGCGGCGGTACCGGTTGACCTACCTGCAACGGCCCGCGCCGCCGAAGGGGCCACCCTGGGCGCACAACACCGTGGGCGCGGTCGTCCACCTGGCGCTGGCTCGCTGGTGGCAGCTCGAGCTGGCGCGACGGACGCCGCAGGCCGGATCCGCGATGGTGATCCGGAGCTGGCAGCACGACGGTTTCGCCGACCGTGAGCAGTCCGAAGCCTGGCGTGAGCAGGCCGCCCACTGGGTCGCCGGCTACCTGGCCGACGAGGCCGAACGCGGCGATCCCCACCGTGAGCCACGGGGTGTGGAGCGCACGGTGGCCACCCGCACCGACCGGTTGGCGATCTCCGGGCGGGTCGACCGGATCGACGAGCGGGACGGCGAACTGGTCATCGTGGACTACAAGACCGGGCGGTCCCGGCTGGACGCCGACGACGCCCGCGGCTCGTTGGCCCTGGCGCTGTATGCCGTGGCCGCCGAGTCGACCCTGCACCAGCGCTGCCGCAGGGTCGAACTGCACCACCTGCCCACCGGGGAGGTGGCGGCCTTCGAGCACACCGAGCAAACGCTCAGCCAGCACCTGAACCGGGCAGGCGAGACCGCGACCGACATCCTCGCCGCGACTGACACCGTGGCCGGCGGCGCCGAGCCGGAGCAGGTGTTCGCCCCGGTTCCGGGGCCGTCCTGCAGCTGGTGTGATTTCCGGCGGCTGTGCCCCGAAGGCCAGGCAAGCTCGCGTCC
Protein-coding regions in this window:
- a CDS encoding MaoC family dehydratase encodes the protein MQFGRSYEEFEVGTTYRHWPGKTITEADDHLFCLITMNHHPLHLDANYAENTTQFGKNVVVGNLIYSVLLGQSVADVSGKAIANLEIESLRHVAPTFHGDTIYGETLVLDKWESKSKDDRGVVYVETKGYKQDGTVVCVFRRKVMVPKQNYLDARGGEQPGRPTPSS
- a CDS encoding NUDIX domain-containing protein encodes the protein MSISAAGGIVFDERGRLLLILRSKPPAALSWSVPGGKCEPEESPAAACVREVGEETGLAVEVIRWVGRVHRPAPNDEEYVIDDFLCRVLGGTLRAGDDAAAAGWFDLAGMTGLPLTAGLIEALTDWRLLPV
- a CDS encoding DUF6758 family protein, which encodes MGFSWCPRCGNDLVAPTEYDKAWRCSRHGQTLPLTLLARLDEPAIRHLCDHSEVPLWLPDPMPVGWTLAGLATVGDVPGGFKATVVSLRGPAPLGGTGEWLIVAEEPGIGLGASYAGAEMSAPPPVSSELPTAKVHALGHPTPLWPVPDSPADRSAYVGEAAGVWLWLISFPADAGYAVLEDLAVTDLRDQHLPILESGELSLRLRPGH
- a CDS encoding PH domain-containing protein, whose translation is MKDHGKYLIPSERSVVVTRRHWASLAKVGAVCAAVFLVALLMVMYLGDEQFFAVIGVLGLLGSLGWFGFAWWFWVTEEFVITDKRVLIVSGVITRRVAIMPLTKVTDLTYERSVLGRMLGYGVFVMESAGQHQAMSRVEYLPRPDQLYHEVSTLLFGPHSVLSPRGRPVAGSDLPTTPLPPLG
- a CDS encoding PHP domain-containing protein, with the protein product MIDLHAHTTASDGSDTPLELVRNAVAAGLHTLAITDHDTTGGWEEATTAVEQLDVAFTLIRGTEFSCVYDDHGVRISLHLLGYLFDPDAEALKAERARLRESRLGRGEAIVDALVAAGYPISWQQVLDIADGGAVGRPHIGQALLQAGVVESVTDAFSHLLSSSSPYYVPKLEMPVQVAIELIRQAGGVPVIAHPWARKRGRILDEAALRSLVDSGLLGIEVDHLDHAGADRARLAELTAELGLFATGSSDYHGTRKSVRLGAETTSPQSLRRLLNLATGLDVIRSEPAAQAV
- a CDS encoding DUF6458 family protein, encoding MRIGASLLLIACGAILTFAVTAELNGVDLSAIGVILMIVGLAGLLITLVMVGTRRRTDIIHRGNSTTYIAPGDPADPVDPRY
- a CDS encoding DUF6131 family protein, which gives rise to MIVLGIILLIIGIVADIGILTTLGIILLVIGAILAIMGGMGRAVGGRKHYY
- a CDS encoding RNA polymerase sigma factor; protein product: MLTRLRSEGEDLPHQRPLLTPVRDDDQLSAVVLAAQAGHEEAFSELYQVVQPGLLRYLSVLVGRDAEDIASETWLQVCRDLHTFAGDADGFRGWVITIGRHRGLDHIRSRSRRPADPTSWEALLTVAGRDDTAVQAEESLSTAAALNLIGELPQEQAEAVLLRAVIGLDAKSAAAVLGKSPGAVRTSAYRGLKNLAVRLEQDRAD
- a CDS encoding PD-(D/E)XK nuclease family protein, which translates into the protein MTSAPEQLELAGLPRPLFAATPSKLANFDCPRRYRLTYLQRPAPPKGPPWAHNTVGAVVHLALARWWQLELARRTPQAGSAMVIRSWQHDGFADREQSEAWREQAAHWVAGYLADEAERGDPHREPRGVERTVATRTDRLAISGRVDRIDERDGELVIVDYKTGRSRLDADDARGSLALALYAVAAESTLHQRCRRVELHHLPTGEVAAFEHTEQTLSQHLNRAGETATDILAATDTVAGGAEPEQVFAPVPGPSCSWCDFRRLCPEGQASSRPRASWDGLGLLDSSQP